The Lysobacter gummosus sequence GCGGTTCATGAGTGCCGATCCAGTAACGGTAAACTCGAATAGCGGCGCAAACTTCAATCGCTACTGGTATGCAAACAACAACCCGTATGCGTTCGTTGACCCAGATGGCCGTGAAAGTGAAAGCGTGGCTTGCGGCACAGATACCACTTGCCGCATCTCAGGCGGCATGTCCCCGGGAACCATAAACGGGACGATTGCCGGCACCAGAACAAGTGTGTTTGGCAGCGCGGGGGAGGTGTTGGTTGATCGCAGCGAACCCAAGCACCTATACCCCATTTTCAATATCCCCAGCGCACTAAGGGGGCAACTGCCGGAAGATATGGTACGGCAGGCGTATGACGACCTCATTGGCGCCGCAACCAGCCGCTTAGAAAATGGCTCTGTTGGATATGGAAATGGAGTTTCATACTGGTCAGAGATGATGAATCCAGTAAGCCAGGGCGAGATCTCTTGGTTTGTAGGGAACTACTTCAGCACTCCGCCGCCCGTGTACTTTAATCATACTCATGGAAACGGAAAGGAGTGGTACGAGAGCTACTTTTCGCGCGACGACACCTCTGCGTCGAATAGATTCGGCATCCCGGTATTCATGGCTAACGGAAGCGGCGAATTTAGAGCCTATCTGCCGGGCATGAAAACTGGGCAACGGGTCCGAACCGGCCCTGGCTCTGGACGAACTCTAAATTTTGGGCAGGCCGAAGGTCACGTACTATGTTTCGCATGCATGCCAACGAGATAGGGAAGCATATGAAATTACGTACTTTTCTTTTTGCATTTTGGGTGATGATGTCTGTCGCGTGCCAGGCCTCGCCTAGCACTCATCACACACCCCATGTGAGCATTCAACTGCAAAAGAGAATAGTCGTCAAAGGAGCGGATCCCACTTTCCATGACCCGGTGATATTGCCTGCCGGACCTACGGGCTCTGCTGACAATCCCTCCAGCATAAATGCTGCCGAAAAAATACTCCTGTCGGGCTTATCCGATAAGATCATTGAGGCTATGCGCACGACTTTTATTCGCAGCTGCAAACAGACCTGCGACGTAAGCAGGCAAGATTTTTGGAACGATTTCTTGAAAGACGCTGACGGTGTCGAGATAGAGCCTGGCTATTCGCTAGGCGACTACATGTCGTCCCTAGAAAGAGAGTTAAGCACTCGTTGGCGACTATCGGCACCTTGCGAGGCGGGTGCAAAACTGTGCATCGAAATAAATAAGAAAATCGGCACAAGTGGCTATATGTCAGCGCATGCCATCTTGCGTAAGCTTTCTGCCAGAACTGCTGGAGTAAGCATGTCACTGCAGGAGGCTCAAGACAGCTTAGATAATATGCGAGATTGAATGCACACAGGCCTCGACGCCTTTGAGCGTGCCTCACGTTGAGGCGGGGCAGTGTCTTAAATTGCTGGGCAGTCCAAACCACGGCCTAAACGAAGATCTAGTGGCGCCAATCCCACTTTGGGCCGTGGCCGGGTTCCCTCGTGGATTCCGGCAATGATGAGCGGCTTTCGCAACTGCTAGCTAGGCCCCCAACGTGGACTCGTGCACGTCCTAACGAGTCCGTGCCTGCCACTCCTTGCCTGCACTAATCACTTCGCAGAATTCATCGATATGTTTCGCGTGTACGCAACGGCGTACCTAGTTTGATCGGCACATACCTGTACGCCGCGAGTGACGCCCTGTCATTGACCAAGCCGGTCAGAGGCGATGGCACCGCTGCCACGCGCTCACGCTGACGAATATCACGCGTGCCTGGCCGCCGGCTGCGGGGCTAGTGAGGGCTGGCTAATGAGAGCCAAGAGGGATGGTGGAGCCACGGGAACCGGGTTCAAACCCTCTCGATGGGCGATTGGGGGCGATTGGGGGCGTTTGGGGGCGAATGAGGGATTGGGGGTTGGTGGATCAGGTGAGGCAATCCGCCTGGTTATCGGTCTTCAGGAGCGACGTCACCTTTGCATCAATCAGCGCCACCAGCTGAGGGTCCATGTAGCGATAGTCGTCGGCGATATCCAGACAGTGCAGTTGCTTGTACGCAAGCAGCCGCGCATAGCCAGCCTGCAACCGTTGCAGGTGTTTGGGTTCCATAACAAAGATAACATCGGCCCAGCGGATATCCGCTGGGCCGATCGGTCTGCGCGCATGCGGGCTGGTGCCCGCGGAGCGCGCGCTGAAGCCCGCACGGTGCTGCCAGACCGCTTCACCGGTGGGGCTGCGCAGCTGGTTGCGGCTGCATACGAACAGCAGATTGGTCACTGTTGATCCAACAATTGCCGGGTGCTGCGGATCGGATAGGCGAAGCCCAGCTGCCGCGCGCGGATCAGCTTGCAACCCCGCGTATACAGCAGCTTCCAGTTCTTCTCGGGCTTGAACTTTGCCGAGTGCACCACTCGATCGCCGCCACAGTTGCGAGCCTGCGAACGCCTCCAGACGCGGTTTCTTTCCATTTTCATGGTCATTATCTCGTGAGTACCGGGTTCAGCAGCCGCGGTAGTACGAGTGGCCGGGATGTTATCTCGGGAACGCCACGGTGGTAAAGCTGGGTCGCCCAGGGGGGGCGCTCCGTTCGGTGCTTCCCATGGCGACGGCAGAGCGCGCCAGCCGGCCCCTTAATGCCATGGCCCGAAGCTGGTTCACGGACCGCTCGCTCGTGGCTGACCGCGTTAGGCGTCTAGTCAAAGCCGGAAGAGTTCGAATAGTACGTTGCAACTCCCGTTCGCCCCCATGGGCCCCCAAACGCCGCCATCAGCCCGTCAAGAGGGTTAGAACCCGGTCCCAATGGCCCCGCCAACCCCCAATCACCCTCATCGACCCTCATTCGCCCCCCAACGCCCCCAACGCCCCCAGTCGGCGGGCCGACGCGAGTGGTATTGGCCAGCATGAGACAGCTGGCAATTGCGGAGTGGTCGCGCCCGGGGAACCTGTGCGAATCACAGGCGAAGTGGCATGCTGCCTTCATTCGCCCGCTCTTTGAGACCGCGCGCGGCTTGAGCTGAGCCAAGTCTCATCCAGCAAGACGGACATCGCCGACGCTGATAGCGCCGCGACCAAGGACAGGTCATGCAATCAATCCCAACTCTTCAGCGCCACGCCCCAGTCCTGGGCGCGGCGTCGCTTCGCCATGGACAACGCACTGCAACTGGGTCGCCTGAACTCGGCCCTTTATGGCACAGTCGTTGAAGTACGTGCAGCCCGATCACTTGGGCACGCCGCGCGCGGTCATCGATCCCGGCCGCGGTGCTTCCGGTATTGCGATCTGGACAGATACTTTGATGATGACTAAGGAGGGGGCTAATCAATGCTGACCGACATCTTCGCGGCGCGATACGCCTCCGCTCCTCTGTGGCAAGCATTCGGAGACCACAAAAGAAAGGCCTCGTTCTCCGAGGCCTTTAAGTTTCTCAATGATTGGGAGCTAGAGGGGCCCTGCTAAGTGTTATGGCTAACTACTCCATCTCCCTTAAAAAGTCGGCAGCCTCTTCAATTCCTGCTTCAGCAGCCTCTCGAATCAAGCGCTGTGCCTGGTCTCGACTGCTTGGCCGTTGGTCATCAAGAAGAATCAGTCCATACCTGAACTTCGATCGCATATGCCCTTGAGCAGCGGCTGAGCTAAATAATAGTTCAGCTTGTTTCATATCAATGTCTAACAAGTCACCGCTTTCGTAATACTCACCCAGAGCATGCATGGCCGGTGCGTAGCCAAGCATTGCCGCATCGTTAAGTAAGGAAATACTGCGTCTCTCAAAGTCAGTATCCGATTCCGTGCCTGCGATACTAAATGTTGAATAAAGGTAAATCGCTTCTGGCACTAGAAGCTTTACGAGAGGCTCGAGGATGTCTTTTGCAACGGAGCAACTTCCCGAATTTATTTGCCCAATCGCGAGATCGAGCTGATGTCTTAAATAAAGATTGGTCATGGAATTGAACTCAGTTTTATTTGGTTGGGTTTATGCGGTCGCCCTTAGGATTCGTGCACCTGTATGTGACGTGGTGGACAGATTTGGCGCCAAGCGCCTCTTTCGCACTCTTTTCGGCGGCTCTCTTTGCGGACTGCACGTCAGGGCCCTCGCCGTAGCCGAACGCAAACTCCTGGTCATCGATCGAGCAATTGGCTGGACTTCTTCCATTTCTATCGGCTCGACAGATGCTGGTATATTTTCCGCGCTGCCTCTCTGGGTAAGGCACCGCTCTCGATTGCGTTTGGGGCGTATCTCCCGGGATAGAAAGAGCTAAAAGAGCCGGACTCGCAGTTCGCGCGCCAGCCAATAGCCATCCAAGGTCCGGAAGAACTGGGCTAATGGGAATCGATAGTGCGGCTAAACCGTTCGGGTCGGAAAGCGCCAGAGGGCTTCCAATGTCAGGCAATGATTGAGGTTGTGTGCACTTAGAAAGCGTCCGTCGGCAGCATGCTGGTAAGCCTTCAAAGCGGGGTGGATCACCGCCTTGATCTCATGGCGAACAAGGTAGTCATTGAATGACGTCCATATAGGATCATCGGCACGGGTGGGATTTGGCGGTGCAGGGAGATAGGTCAGGGTCATCCGGCCATTCTTGCGCATCTCACGGACGGGGAACACCTTCATGGCAACTGAATCGCCCAGGGTTTTGTGGAGGACTGAGCCTCGCAATCTGGCTCCATCTAGGCGATCACTAGTCCCGGCGAGTCAGTTGATGCTTCGGCGGCGCACCGGCTGACTTGCCCTCGCCCGCTACTACGCTTAGCCATCCGGTCCAGCCTTGCTGAGCAACGAACCGGGACGAAGCTGGTGATTTTGGCCGGTCCCAAGCTCTGGCCTCGTTCACCACCAGTAGACGGTTGCAGTACTCGCAGCCCCCTGTCGCTGGGTGTGATTTCTAGGACTTGTGATGCCCATAAGCTACGTCGCAGACATTCGATCGCTCTTTAGAGCTAAGGACGTCAGTTCTATGAAGAACTTTGGCGCCTTTGATCTGTCCCTCTACGAAGACGTGAAGGCGAACGCTGACGCAATTCTGCAGCAGCTGGAGGCGGGCTCAATGCCGTGTGACGGAGCCTGGTCAGCCGAAAACATCTGCAAGTTTCGAGACTGGATCGCTGACGGGAAACTCCCATGACTCCTATAATTCGAATCACAGTAGGTTGCGTTGTTGTTGCGATGGTCCTGACAGGGCGGCTCGCAGTTTCAGCTTCGTCTACAGAAATGAATCACTGTCGCTTTTCGCCGGTGCGTACTGATGCCGTAGATTTCCCTAGTCGGCACGCTTGGAATTTGTTTCTCACACTCATGCACCCTGCGAAGTCTTCAAACTCTTCGCGGGGGCAAGCCGACTGTTCAAAGCCAATTGGAACGCCCGGAACGACAGTCGTTTGGGAGATGTGGCGACTTGCTCGCACAGAGGTCTTCTTGCCCAATGGAGCTGAGCCCCCGGAGTGGAATGACCGAAGTCTACCTACCGGCTTCCAAGGAGCAGTTCCTGGGCAGTCTGATTCCTTTCACGGAGTTGTGCTGCCGAAATCGGCCGCTACAAATCTCAAGAAGACTACTACACCAGGAAGCATTCAGATCGAGTCCCTCTTAGGAGGTAAATTCAAGCCGCTATTCGATCCAGAACCCGACAACAGTATCTTTGTCGATCGTGGCGGGATTGGTGAGACGCGAATGAATCGATCGACATACGAATTTATACGCGAGAATTGTCTGTTTAGCACCGAAGGTCTAGACCGCTACGCGGAGGCGGTTCGGAGCGGAAAGAAGCCGCAACTTTCTTTACCGTCCGACTCGATCGAAGGCAAAGCCGTTTGGATCGTATTAACCGATGCTCAGCTTTCCTCTGGCGTAGGAAACACCTACTACACGATCAAACACGACGGGAAGACATATGGTTTGAATTCCTTCCATATTCTCACAAAGGACATTCCCAATTGGTTTTGGGCAACCTTCCATCACAAGTCGACGCCCAAGAACGAATTTGAGACGCCCGACACTTTTGGACAGCCTAGAGATGTGACGGGGACGGTGTGGGAGAACTATGTTCTTGGAGGAACCCAGATCGATTTCGTCTCGCCGACCGGCGACCCCACCGTTCTTTCGGATCATTTCATTGAGTTCGACTTTCAGAGGTCGTCTTGTATCACCTGCCACGCAATGGCAACGACGACGACTGACCGGAACGACAAGGATCGCCCTAGACAGACGCTGGATCTTGGTGTGCCGAATGCGGCTACATTCAAGAGGGGCGGAAAACCGTTCTACGTACAAACTGATTTCTTGTGGTCGATGCCATTCCGTGCGCAGAGTGAGAAGCAGCCACCTCCCGCGCGTTGCATCTGGTAGTGGTGGGCCAGAGGAAATCAATCGTTGCTCGCTCGGGCCGAGAACCCACGACCTGATGTTTAGAGAGTCCCTGCGATCATATGCAGCTTGCTAATTGGCTGCCTGCGGCGGCCAGTACGTCCATATGCATCTGGACGTACTGGCCGGATCAAAAGCGATCCTGGATAGCGTTAGGTCGCCGGAGGTGCGGTTCGCGGCACCGTTAAGTCGTATAGAGCTGCAGCAAGCAGGCTACGACGCAGCGTCGGCTTTGGTCACTGTGAATCGCCCAGGATTTCGTGGACGCTCCCGGACGGGACTGCCCGCAGGTCCCCAGCTGTTTCACGCTGGGCAATACCACTCGTGCCGGCTGGGGCTAGTGGGGGCCACTGGGGGCCACTGGGGGCTAATGAGGGCCGATGAGGGCGATTGGGGGTTGGTGGAGCCACGGGAACCGGGTTCAAACCCTCTTGATGGGCTGATGGGGGCGTTTGGGGGCTCCTGGGGGGCGATGAGGGGCCGCTCGCGGACTACTCGGGCTCCCGCGGTTTCGGCCAGCGTCCTACCGCATTCGGCCAAGAGCGGACATTCGCTAACACCAGCGTTAAGCAGAGCCGCACTCAACAACTGTCAGACGGACGGTCGAGAGTGCTCGGAGAAATCCCTTGCGCCGCCACGAGAAGAACTTCCGCAGGAAATCGAGGAATGCCGGCTCCGCCTGGCTTGACATCCACCAGGCCACCGGGAAGTGCTCCTGGAGGTTCGCGGGGTTGAAGAATTCGGCCCGGACATAGCTCGCAGACGTGGCGGGGGCAACTGCGCGTGCCGCCTCACTTACGAGCCTCAGCGCGAGATCCGTTCGCGACGCATTAGCCACAACAGGCTACTCCTGCCGACGCGCATCAGTGGATAGATCAAGCGCGCCAACTTTGGGCGCGAGAAGGTCCAGTGCATCAGTCGATTGAATGAATCCCTGCGGGTACTGAGCAGTGCGAGCCGGGTCAGGGCCTCATCCGCGTGAACACATTCGTCTTGGATGCAGGCAACGATCCCATCGTCGAGAGACATGCCCCGCGCCTTCAATTCGGAGACCAGCGCTAGGTCGGTGCGTGCATCGATGAGCTCAATGGGGCCACAGCTGCGCTCAAGACGCATTCGCCGGACGAAGCTCTGGCACAGAGGGCATTCGCCGTCATAGATGACCCGAATGCCTTTGGACACGGTTACCACCATGGCGATACGTTCTCGACCGTAACCAGCACGCAGAGAAGCGTTGCCGGAAAAGCGATCATGAAAGTGTTTAGCCCCATCGTTACCGCGGTCGCGACGTGAAACACCAAGCCGGCTACGAGCATAGCGAGCGCCACTTCGCGCGGCGCGATCAGAATCAGGGGAAACAAGCACTCGCCTACAAACACGGCCCTTGTTAGTAGCCGGGACAGTGCGTCTCGCGATTCAACGAACGAGCCAATCCAGCG is a genomic window containing:
- a CDS encoding low molecular weight protein tyrosine phosphatase family protein translates to MTNLLFVCSRNQLRSPTGEAVWQHRAGFSARSAGTSPHARRPIGPADIRWADVIFVMEPKHLQRLQAGYARLLAYKQLHCLDIADDYRYMDPQLVALIDAKVTSLLKTDNQADCLT
- a CDS encoding tetratricopeptide repeat protein; translation: MTNLYLRHQLDLAIGQINSGSCSVAKDILEPLVKLLVPEAIYLYSTFSIAGTESDTDFERRSISLLNDAAMLGYAPAMHALGEYYESGDLLDIDMKQAELLFSSAAAQGHMRSKFRYGLILLDDQRPSSRDQAQRLIREAAEAGIEEAADFLREME
- a CDS encoding DCC1-like thiol-disulfide oxidoreductase family protein, producing MSKGIRVIYDGECPLCQSFVRRMRLERSCGPIELIDARTDLALVSELKARGMSLDDGIVACIQDECVHADEALTRLALLSTRRDSFNRLMHWTFSRPKLARLIYPLMRVGRSSLLWLMRRERISR